From one Lycium barbarum isolate Lr01 chromosome 6, ASM1917538v2, whole genome shotgun sequence genomic stretch:
- the LOC132600435 gene encoding ABC transporter I family member 10 — protein sequence MIQSVCIRASALQLPPIYSHSRNAATTDSFAIDGQNLNYSVVTRQGKLLPILKDCSIKIPSGQFWMLLGPNGCGKSTLLKILAGLLSPDDGFLYVERPRSFVYQNPDHQVVMPTVEADVAFGLGKLNLTPNEIRTRVARALDAVGMSEYLKKPVHTLSGGQKQRVATAGALAEACKVLLLDELTTFLDETDQIGVIKAMRNSMDTSKGITALWVTHRLEELEFADGAVYMEDGKIVRQGDATSIRKFIEDKVSSYVNQINL from the exons atgATACAGTCGGTTTGTATACGAGCTTCAGCTCTACAATTGCCACCAATTTACTCTCACTCCAG AAATGCCGCAACGACTGACAGCTTTGCAATTGATGGTCAAAATCTTAACTATTCTGTTGTGACAAGACAAGGAAAATTACTTCCAATTCTTAAAGATTGTTCAATAAAGATTCCTTCTGGACAGTTTTGGATGCTTTTAGGACCCAATGGTTGTGGAAAATCAACCCTTTTAAAG ATATTAGCAGGTCTATTGAGTCCAGATGATGGGTTCTTGTATGTGGAAAGGCCAAGGAGCTTTGTGTATCAGAACCCTGATCATCAG GTCGTGATGCCTACAGTGGAAGCTGATGTTGCTTTTGGACTTGGTAAATTAAACTTAACACCAAATGAGATTAGGACTCGGGTGGCAAGAGCTTTAGATGCAGTTGGGATGTCTGAATATCTGAAA AAACCAGTTCACACTCTTAGTGGTGGTCAGAAACAAAGGGTTGCTACTGCTGGTGCTTTGGCGGAAGCTTGTAAAGTTTTGTTACTTGATGAACTGACTACTTTTTTGGATGAAACTGATCAG ATTGGAGTGATAAAAGCAATGAGAAACTCCATGGATACATCTAAAGGAATAACAGCATTGTGGGTGACCCATCGATTGGAAGAACTAGAGTTTGCAGATGGTGCAGTGTACATGGAAGATGGAAAAATCGTCCGACAAGGTGATGCAACTAGTATAAGGAAATTCATTGAAGATAAAGTGTCATCTTATGTTAACCAAATAAACTTGTAA
- the LOC132600436 gene encoding fasciclin-like arabinogalactan protein 12, with protein MKYQVLSSLSLVLLILHFSTLTLAQTATAPAPSGPTNITQILEKAGQFTTLIRLMKVTSVGDQINTQLNNSNQGMTVFAPPDNAFSSLKSGTVNSLSAQQQVALVQFHVLPNFISMTQFQTVSNPLRTQAGDASPGDFPLNVTTSGNQVNVSTGVDDATVANTIYTDGQLAVYQVDKVLQPMSIFAAAAPATAPTPATLKKKSPAGLSPSSGSDDSPADASGADQRIAMHGMAVLVFGVSLFALL; from the exons atgaaataccaAGTTCTTTCTTCCCTTTCACTTGTTTTACTTATCCTCCATTTTTCAACCTTAACACTAGCTCAAACAGCCACAGCCCCTGCTCCTTCTGGCCCAACAAACATAACACAAATCCTAGAAAAAGCTGGCCAATTCACCACTTTAATTCGACTCATGAAAGTCACAAGTGTTGGTGATCAAATCAACACACAACTCAACAATTCTAATCAAGGCATGACTGTTTTTGCACCACCTGATAATGCATTTTCCAGCCTAAAATCAGGCACTGTTAATTCTTTAAGTGCTCAACAACAAGTTGCACTTGTGCAATTTCATGTTCTTCCTAATTTTATTTCTATGACACAATTTCAAACTGTGAGTAACCCTTTAAGGACACAAGCTGGTGATGCTAGTCCAGGTGACTTCCCGTTGAACGTGACGACTTCCGGCAACCAAGTGAATGTGTCCACCGGTGTTGATGATGCTACTGTGGCTAACACTATTTACACTGATGGTCAGCTTGCAGTTTATCAG GTTGATAAAGTGCTTCAACCTATGAGTATCTTTGCTGCTGCTGCTCCGGCAACGGCACCGACTCCGGCAACATTAAAGAAGAAGTCTCCGGCAGGATTGAGCCCTAGCTCCGGCAGTGACGACTCGCCGGCAGATGCTTCAGGTGCTGATCAGAGGATTGCCATGCATGGCATGGCAGTTTTGGTTTTTGGAGTTTCTTTGTTTGCATTGTTGTAA
- the LOC132600437 gene encoding zinc finger protein BALDIBIS-like produces the protein MMYGNGLSSSRGFIQDPNPSSNNHPNPNSNPASNKRKRNLPGNPDPDAEVIALSPKSLMATNRFVCEICNKGFQRDQNLQLHRRGHNLPWKLKQRNKDEVIKKKVYICPEKSCVHHDPSRALGDLTGIKKHYSRKHGEKKWKCEKCSKKYAVQSDWKAHSKICGTREYKCDCGTLFSRKDSFITHRAFCDALAEESARFTSVPNVAANLNSLRNQLLNGGISNNLQLQQHMSGNPQFGSSFRPELMGLGSLDPSSHHQLNLDGQKPRLPLWLHHDNANSGNPSDFLSAPSSTTNSLPHELVQMAPHTNMLGLSSSQNNNDNNNNNNQWFINGNGGGASSSSMPRVLKEEEENKTISMYYNNSQQQEITTPPAAHMSATALLQKAAQLGSTRSSSSNSPLFSSQFGLMASSSLSNLNNLMMNNSSSGASNVATIDNIQGNGLLIGATNSSSLVGNNSNTLMMMQSKGKQVNIPSGNIEGNLTRDFLGVGGTEKRSFLQQSHELAEFRNNSGIF, from the exons ATGATGTATGGTAATGGACTTTCTTCTAGCAGAGGTTTTATTCAAGATCCAAACCCTAGTAGTAATAATCATCCAAACCCTAATTCAAATCCAGCTTCTAATAAGAGGAAGAGAAATCTCCCAGGAAATCCAG ATCCAGATGCAGAAGTGATAGCTCTCTCACCAAAATCCCTGATGGCGACGAATCGATTCGTCTGTGAAATCTGCAACAAGGGTTTCCAGAGAGACCAGAATTTACAACTCCACAGAAGGGGTCACAACTTGCCATGGAAATTGAAGCAAAGAAACAAGGATGAAGTGATAAAGAAAAAAGTTTACATCTGTCCAGAAAAATCATGTGTCCATCATGATCCATCAAGAGCACTAGGGGACTTAACTGGTATTAAAAAACATTATTCAAGAAAGCATGGTGAAAAGAAATGGAAATGTGAAAAATGTTCAAAGAAATATGCAGTTCAATCTGATTGGAAAGCTCATAGTAAGATTTGTGGGACTAGAGAGTACAAATGTGACTGTGGCACACTCTTTTCCAG AAAGGACAGCTTTATAACACACAGAGCATTCTGTGATGCGCTAGCTGAAGAAAGTGCAAGATTTACATCAGTGCCAAATGTTGCAGCAAATCTTAATAGCTTGAGAAATCAATTGCTGAATGGTGGGATTAGTAATAATCTCCAGCTGCAGCAGCACATGAGTGGAAATCCTCAATTTGGTTCTTCATTTAGGCCTGAATTAATGGGATTGGGATCATTAGACCCTTCAAGTCATCATCAACTTAATCTTGATGGACAAAAACCAAGGCTACCGCTTTGGCTTCATCATGACAATGCAAATTCAG GTAACCCCAGTGACTTTTTATCTGCACCATCAAGCACAACAAACAGCTTGCCTCATGAGTTAGTTCAAATGGCACCACATACAAACATGTTGGGCCTGTCTTCGTCGCAGAATAATAatgacaacaacaataataataatcaatGGTTCATCAATGGCAATGGTGGTGGTGCCTCGTCATCGTCGATGCCACGAGTGctaaaggaagaagaagagaacaAAACTATTAGCATGTATTACAATAATAGCCAGCAACAAGAAATAACAACTCCACCAGCAGCTCATATGTCAGCAACAGCACTATTGCAAAAAGCAGCCCAACTTGGATCAACAAGGAGCAGCAGCAGCAATTCACCGCTCTTTAGCAGTCAATTTGGGCTCATGGCCTCATCTAGCCTTAGTAATTTGAACAACTTGATGATGAATAATTCTTCATCAGGTGCTTCAAATGTGGCTACTATTGACAATATTCAGGGAAATGGCCTGCTAATAGGGGCCACAAATTCATCTTCTTTAGTGGGAAACAATTCAAATACTTTGATGATGATGCAAAGTAAAGGGAAGCAGGTAAATATTCCTAGTGGGAATATTGAAGGTAATTTAACAAGGGATTTTCTTGGTGTTGGAGGGACTGAGAAAAGGTCATTTTTGCAACAAAGTCATGAGCTGGCCGAGTTTCGTAATAATTCTGGGATATTTTAG